A DNA window from Kitasatospora atroaurantiaca contains the following coding sequences:
- a CDS encoding acyl-CoA dehydrogenase family protein — MSDLLYSEIEEELRSSVRDLLTDHCPPSAVLAGCESREPYDLALWRSLAAELGAAGLQVPEEYGGAGASLRETAVVMEELGRSVAPVPFLGSAVLATTALLACPASDLLPALAEGARTAVLAVPLSTAPGAAFPSGVRADGNGALTGRLTSVADALTADVLLVPAVDADGPGLYAVEASATGLGVVRRTSLDLTRPLADVTLEGVPARKLAGADTAPAALERALLTGAGLLASEQLGIAEWCLGTTVAYLKERKQFGRALGSFQAIKHRLADLWLETVGARAAARYAADALAGESPDAALAVAVAQAHCGALAVRAAEECVQLHGGIGMTWEHPAHLYLKRAKADQIALGTPGHHRNALAGLVDLPGPVD, encoded by the coding sequence ATGAGCGATCTTCTCTACTCGGAGATCGAGGAGGAACTCCGCTCCAGCGTAAGGGACCTGCTCACCGACCACTGCCCGCCGAGCGCCGTCCTGGCCGGCTGCGAGAGCCGCGAGCCGTACGACCTCGCGCTCTGGCGCAGCCTGGCGGCCGAGCTCGGCGCGGCCGGGCTTCAGGTGCCGGAGGAGTACGGCGGCGCGGGCGCCTCGCTGCGCGAAACCGCGGTGGTGATGGAGGAGTTGGGGCGCAGCGTAGCGCCGGTGCCGTTCCTCGGGAGCGCCGTGCTGGCCACCACCGCACTGCTGGCCTGCCCGGCCTCCGACCTGCTGCCCGCGCTCGCCGAGGGGGCACGGACGGCCGTGCTGGCGGTTCCGCTCTCCACGGCGCCCGGTGCGGCGTTCCCCTCCGGCGTCCGGGCCGACGGGAACGGCGCGTTGACCGGGCGGCTGACCTCGGTCGCCGATGCGCTGACCGCCGACGTGCTGCTGGTGCCGGCGGTGGACGCGGACGGCCCGGGGCTGTACGCGGTGGAGGCGAGCGCGACGGGCCTCGGCGTGGTCCGGCGGACCTCGCTGGACCTGACCAGACCGCTCGCCGATGTGACGCTGGAGGGCGTCCCGGCACGGAAGTTGGCGGGGGCCGACACCGCCCCGGCCGCGCTGGAGCGGGCCCTGCTGACGGGGGCGGGGCTGCTCGCGTCCGAACAGCTGGGCATCGCCGAGTGGTGTCTGGGCACCACGGTCGCGTACCTGAAGGAGCGCAAGCAGTTCGGCCGTGCGCTCGGCTCGTTCCAGGCGATCAAGCACCGCCTGGCCGATCTCTGGCTGGAGACGGTGGGGGCCAGGGCCGCCGCCCGGTACGCCGCCGACGCGCTGGCCGGTGAGAGCCCGGACGCCGCGCTGGCGGTGGCCGTCGCGCAGGCCCACTGCGGCGCGCTGGCCGTACGGGCGGCGGAGGAGTGCGTCCAGCTGCACGGCGGCATCGGGATGACCTGGGAGCACCCGGCCCACCTCTACCTCAAGCGCGCCAAGGCCGACCAGATCGCCCTGGGCACGCCGGGCCACCACCGCAACGCGCTGGCGGGGCTGGTGGATCTGCCGGGACCGGTGGACTGA
- a CDS encoding VWA domain-containing protein produces the protein MTATAAPAPDLPSTAKPAISLTKLQAEAPALVSLYKQAAVSLSKSGLDGRRAAVYLVLDHSASMSRLYRNGAVQRLAEQSLALSANLDDDGTVPVVLFNDRSYSAQDVEISEHRGAVERVRKACGAKFGGTNFAPAMRTVLEHYQACGATDPAFVIFQTDGAAADRRNVRKLLQESSGLPVFWQFVGFGEPDARMFSFLRTLDSLDGRTVGNTGFCATGKNPTALSDADLYARLLSSYPAWITAARAAGIIR, from the coding sequence GTGACCGCTACGGCCGCGCCCGCACCCGACCTACCGTCGACGGCCAAGCCCGCCATCAGTCTGACGAAGCTGCAGGCCGAGGCCCCGGCCCTGGTCTCCCTGTACAAGCAGGCCGCGGTCTCGCTGAGCAAGAGCGGTCTCGACGGCCGCCGGGCCGCCGTCTACCTGGTCCTGGACCACTCGGCCTCCATGTCGCGGCTGTACCGGAACGGGGCCGTGCAGCGCCTGGCGGAGCAGTCCCTGGCCCTGTCGGCGAACCTCGACGACGACGGCACCGTGCCGGTCGTCCTGTTCAACGACCGGTCGTACAGCGCGCAGGACGTCGAGATCTCCGAGCACAGGGGCGCGGTCGAGCGGGTGCGGAAGGCATGCGGAGCGAAGTTCGGCGGCACGAACTTCGCTCCCGCGATGCGCACGGTGCTGGAGCACTACCAGGCGTGCGGAGCGACCGATCCGGCCTTCGTGATCTTCCAGACCGACGGCGCAGCCGCCGACCGGCGGAACGTCCGGAAACTGCTGCAGGAGAGCTCGGGGCTGCCGGTCTTCTGGCAGTTCGTGGGCTTCGGAGAGCCGGACGCCCGGATGTTCTCCTTCCTCCGCACCCTGGACAGCCTGGACGGGCGTACGGTCGGCAACACCGGATTCTGCGCGACGGGGAAGAATCCCACCGCTCTCTCCGACGCCGACCTGTACGCCCGTCTGCTCAGCAGCTACCCGGCCTGGATCACCGCCGCCCGCGCGGCCGGGATCATCCGCTGA